Part of the Paludisphaera borealis genome, AGCGGGAGCGTGTCCCCCTCGTACTGCGATCGGTAGACTTCCTCAAGCTGGCGGGTGTGCGTCCCCGATGCGTACTGCTTGATGGTCTCGGCCCGGAACGGATTGGCGCCGTCGACCGTCGCCAGGGCTTCGGGCGTGTGGCTCTGCTTGACCCGCCGGCCGAAGTTCGGCTCGACCTCCAGCACCATCGACACGTCGTTCGAACGCAGCCGGCGCTCCCCCTCCTCGGGGGCGAGCGCCGGCTGCTCATGCTGGAAAGATCGCGAGCTGGAAAACGCTTCGATATAGCCGCGGCTCTCGGGCGTCTGGTCGTAATCCAGCTCCGCGAACCGGATGTTCTCGACGTCCATCGTGATCCCGTAGCCGAAGACCAGCATCAAGACCATCGAGCCGACGAACGCGAACGCCAGCCGGACCGGATCGCGAAGGATCTCCAGCGTCTCGCGCCGGGTGTACGCCAGCAGCCGGCCCAGGTTGATCGGCGCCGACGACCCGTGCGTGTCGCGAGGGCCGCTCGACGTGAGCGCCTTCGCCAGCGCCTCGCGGGCGTCGCCGGCCTGCTGGGCGTCGGCCGATTCGCCGATTGCGTCCTCGATGTAACCGATGAAGGCCGTCTCCAGGTCGGGAGCGCCGCGCGCGGCGATGAGGGCGGCCGGTGCGTCGCACGCCAGCACGTTGCCGGCGTGCATCAGCGATATCCGATCGCACCGCAGCGCCTCGTTCATGAAGTGGGTCGTGATGAAGATCGTGATGCCGTCGCGTCGCGACAGTTCGATCAGCAGCTCCCAGAATTCGTCGCGGGCGACGGGGTCGACGCCCGAGGTCGGCTCGTCGAGGATCAGGATCTCCGGCTCGTGGACGACCGCCACCGCCAACGAGAGCCGCTGTCGCAGGCCCAGCGGCAGCGATTCGGACGCATGGTCGAGGTACGGGCCGAGGCCGAACCGCTTGACGAGGCCGTCGATCCGCTCGGCCATCGTCGCGAGGGGAAGGTGGAACAGCCTCGCGTGCAGCCAGAGGTTCTGAGCGACGGTCAACTCGCCGTAGAGCGAGAACGACTGCGACATGTAGCCGACTCGCTTGCGGACTTCGAGGCTCCCTGCGTCGACCGTCTTGCCGAACAGCAGCGCCTCGCCCTCCGAGGCCGGCAGCAGCCCGGTCAGCATCTTCATGGTCGTCGACTTGCCGCAGCCGTTTGAGCCGAGGAAGCCGAAGATCTCGCCGCGCTCGATCGTGAAGCTGACGTCGTTGACGGCCGTGAAGTCGCCGAACCGTTTCGTGAGATGCCGGGCCACGATGGCCGGCTCGCCGGTCGCCGGGGGACGCGGCGGAATCGTCAATTTCTTCGTTCCCCCGCGCTTCTCCTCGGGCAGCAGGGCGACGAACGCTTCTTCGAGGTTGTCGCACCCGGTGCGGTTCTGGATGTCTTCCGGCGTCCCGGTGGCGAGGATGCGGCCGGCGTCCATCACCATCAGCCAATCGAACCGGCGGGCCTCGTCCATATAGGCCGTCGAGACCAGCACGCTCATCGCGGGCCTCGCCGATCGGATGGCGTCGATCAGCGACCAGAATTGTTGTCGCGACAGCGGGTCGACGCCCGTCGTCGGCTCGTCGAGGATCAGCAGGTCCGGCTCGTGGATCAGCGCGCCGCAGAGGCTGACCTTCTGCTTCATGCCTCCGGAGAGCTTGCCGGCCGGCCGGTTGGGGAACGGGCCCAGGCCCGTGGCTTCGAGCAGAGCGGAGATCCGCTCGCGACGTTCCGAGCCCGAGAGCCCGAACAGCCGCGCGAAGAAGTCGATGTTCTCGAAGACGCTCAGCTCGGGGTAAAGGTTCTTGCCGAGCCCCTGGGGCATGTAGGCGATTCGCGTGCAGACGTCGCGCCGGTGCTGAACGTCGGCCATGTCGCCGCCGAGCACGAGGACCTTGCCGTCCTGGATCTTCTTCGCCCCCGCGACCAGCCCCATGAGGCTCGACTTGCCGACGCCGTCCGGACCGAGCAAGCCGATCATGCAGCCGGCCGGAAACTCGGCCGTCACACCGTCGATCGCGCGCGTCGAGCGATCGTAACTGTGCGAGACGGCCGTGAGCGTCGCGACCGGAGGTGGTGTTGTGGATGACATGGAGGAAACCTGGCGCGGATTGAAGTTGGATCGTAGATGGGGCGGCGTCTTCCCATTTCCCTGATCGAGAACACATCATCACGTCGGCAAGTCGTTCCCCCTCTCCCCCCGGGAGAGGGTGGCCGTAGGCCGGGTGAGGGTCGATGCGTCCACCACGGATTACGGCCGACGAATTCAACCGCTTTCCCTGGCGCACATCGAAATCCCGCGACCCTCATCCGGCCGTGCCGGCCACCTTCTCCCGGGGGGAGAAGGAATGCTCACGTTTTGGGAACGGGGGTCTCCTCCGCCTTCGGCTCCGTTGGCGTCTTCGGCTCCGTCGTCGCCGGCTCGGCGTTCGTGGGCTTGGTCGGCTCGGGCATTGGGAACCGGCGTTCGAGCTTCTCGGGCCACGGGGTCGCCTCGTCGAGCTTGATGTATCCGACGCCGCGCACGCCGGTCTTGATCTTCTCGATGTACGGGAGCACGAGTTCCTGGGGGACCTGGAGTTTGATCCGGAACATCAGCTTGTCGCGCTCGCTTTGCGTCTCGACTTGCTTCGGCGTGAACTGGGCTTCGGGCGAGACGAACGAGACCTTCGCGCGGGCCGCGTACTGGGGAGCGGCGTCGAGCACGATCCGCGCGTCGGCGCCGATCTCGACTCGGGCCGCTTGCCGCGAGGGGAGGAAGATCTCCATATAGATGTCGCCGAGGTTGATGAGCGTGAGAACCTTGCCGCCGGCGGCGAGGACCTCGCGTTCCTCGGCCAACTTGTAGAGCACGCGGCCTTCGACCGGCGAGGTCAGGGTCGAGTCGACGATCTGGGTCTGGATCCGCTTGACCTCCGCCGCGGCGGCCTCGATCGACCGTCGGCTGGTCTGGAGCTTGGCCTTCGTCGCGTCGAGGGCCGCGACGGCGACGTCGCGCTTGGAGTGCGTCTGCTCCATCTCCTCCCGAGAGATCACACTGCGGGCAAGGAGCGCCCGGTTGCGGTCGTACAACTGGTTCTGGTACTTGAGCTCGCTCTCGCGCTGGACGATCTCCGCCTTGACCTGGTTCTCAGCCTCCTCGGCCTCGGCCACCTTCGCCTTGTCCTTGGCGAGCTCGGCTTCCATCTCCTCGGTGTCCATCTTGGCGAGCACCTGCCCGGTCTTCACGAGGTCGCCCTCACGCGCGAAGATCCGGCTGATCCGCCCGGCGTACTTGGCCGCCACGTCCACCTGGATCGACTCGATCCGGCCGTTGCCCGACACGATCCCATCCGGCAACATCGACCGCCGCTGATATTCGCGCCAAAGCCAGTAGCCCACCCCCGCGCCCACGACCACTGCCAAGACCGCAATCCACCGAAGCCAAGTTCTGAGCATGGTTGCACCTTCATCGACGCCACGGTGAGCGACGACGGACGAGCGACTCATCCGTAATCACGCCCAACGTGAATTGTCGTCCGGCCGCTGTCCTGGATTTTCCGGTCGGTCGCCGTTGTCCGCCACGAGCGAGTCTCCGTGCCCGATTGTAAGCGTTTGCCGTCGCGCGGTGGAGTGGGGCGTTCTGATTATCGGGTCCGCCGGCCGGTCCGCGAGCCGCGTCGACGAGCGTAACGCAGAACCCGCCACGTCGGACCCGGCGGATCGGAACACTCCGGGCCGGCCGCTTGCGACGAAACAATATGAATCTTTCATTAGGCGTCTTGAATGTGCGCGAGGTCGGCGCTATAGTGTGGCTCCTTGTAGTCATAAACGAAATATGACGCAAGAATATGATAATAATGAAAACTTCATCGAACCCACACGCCGTCGTCATCTTAGGAGGACGGGATGCTCGTCCGTATCGTGCGAATTCTGGTTCTCTCGGTCGCGGCGTCGATCGTGCTGGTTCCGACGCCGGGGTGCGGTTCGGGCGGGGCCGCGGCGCCGGGGACGGTGATCAAAGATCCGCCGCCCTTGCCGCTGGAGGAGACGACTGAAGCGTTGCTCAAGCAGAAGGTCAAAGCGAAACCGCGCGCGTCTCGACATTGAGCCGGCGGCCGTCCCCGGGCGCTGATTCTGATTCGTCTTGGTTTCGGAGCGTCTTAAGTCGACGCCTTCAGAGAAGGACTATTGAGATGAGAGCGCGGGAGAAGGGGTTCACCCTGATCGAGTTGCTGGTCGTGATCGCGATCATAGCGGTCTTGATCGCTCTGCTGTTGCCGGCGGTTCAGGCGGCGCGCGAAGCCGCGCGGCGGATCCAGTGCACGAACAACCTCAAACAAATTGGTCTGGCGATGCACAACTACCACCAGACCAACAACGTATTCCCGATGGCCGCGTCCAAGAACTGCAACTCCGACCCGCCGACGAGCTGCCCGGGTTACGCGGATTGGCGCGGCTGGAGCGCGCTGGCGTCGGCCTTGCCGTTCGTCGAGCAGGCGCCGCTCTACAACGCTATCAATTTCAACTTCGCCGAGGAGATCCACGACACCGTCGTCCAGCCGATGAATAGTACGGTCGTCCGGACGGTCGTGTCGTCGTTCCTCTGCCCCACCGACCCGAACGCCGCGATTCAGAACACCAACAATTACCACGCCTGCTACGGGACCACGAGCGAGTGGCCCACGGGTCCCAACAACGGGTCGGGCAGCATGCAGAACGCCGACGGCATGGGCAGCACGGGCATGTTCGCCGTATGGCTCTCGTATGGAATCCAAAACGCCACCGACGGCACCTCGAACACCGTCCTGTTCGCCGAGGCGCTCGTCGGGGACAACAAGGGCAATGAGTCGAACCGAGGCGTCGGCACTTCGAGTCCGGGGGGCAAGTATCGGGGCAACGGCGTCGTCACCGGCAACGTCGTGGCGTCCTATTATCAGGACGATTTCAATAGCTCGCCGGCGGCCTCGGCGGCGTTCATGGCCGGCCTGAACGACTGCCTGACGGAGTGGAACAACCCCGCGTCGGTCAAGATCACGAGCCACCGCGGGTATCGGTGGGCGTCGGCGTCGGAAGGATCGATCTTCAACGTCGGCCAGACGCCTAACGACAAGCAGTTCCCATTCAACGTCTGCCGGCCGCAGGGCAACCCGAGCCAGAGCGACAATGGCAGCATCTCGCTCCCCGCCACGAGCATGCATCCCGGCGGCGTCAACACGCTGTTCACTGACGGAAGCGTGAAGTTCATCAAGGAATCGATCAGCCGACCGACCTGGTGGTCGCTTGGCACCCGAGGTGGGGGCGAGGTCGTCAGCGCGGACGCCTACTAAGACCCAACTACCCGCGACGTTCAAGGTCCGAATACAAGTTCGAAGGATCAGCGAGTGAATTCCCAAATCCGCCGTCCGAATGCTTGACTCG contains:
- the rbbA gene encoding ribosome-associated ATPase/putative transporter RbbA; its protein translation is MSSTTPPPVATLTAVSHSYDRSTRAIDGVTAEFPAGCMIGLLGPDGVGKSSLMGLVAGAKKIQDGKVLVLGGDMADVQHRRDVCTRIAYMPQGLGKNLYPELSVFENIDFFARLFGLSGSERRERISALLEATGLGPFPNRPAGKLSGGMKQKVSLCGALIHEPDLLILDEPTTGVDPLSRQQFWSLIDAIRSARPAMSVLVSTAYMDEARRFDWLMVMDAGRILATGTPEDIQNRTGCDNLEEAFVALLPEEKRGGTKKLTIPPRPPATGEPAIVARHLTKRFGDFTAVNDVSFTIERGEIFGFLGSNGCGKSTTMKMLTGLLPASEGEALLFGKTVDAGSLEVRKRVGYMSQSFSLYGELTVAQNLWLHARLFHLPLATMAERIDGLVKRFGLGPYLDHASESLPLGLRQRLSLAVAVVHEPEILILDEPTSGVDPVARDEFWELLIELSRRDGITIFITTHFMNEALRCDRISLMHAGNVLACDAPAALIAARGAPDLETAFIGYIEDAIGESADAQQAGDAREALAKALTSSGPRDTHGSSAPINLGRLLAYTRRETLEILRDPVRLAFAFVGSMVLMLVFGYGITMDVENIRFAELDYDQTPESRGYIEAFSSSRSFQHEQPALAPEEGERRLRSNDVSMVLEVEPNFGRRVKQSHTPEALATVDGANPFRAETIKQYASGTHTRQLEEVYRSQYEGDTLPLFADVELRFMYNPSFESIYAIAPSVPPMLLILIPAILMSVSVVREKELGSITNFYVTPTTRLDFLIGKQLPYIAIGLINFVVVTALTVFVFGVPIKGSGLSLLGCAFLYVIVTTAVGLLVSGFTSTQVAAVFVTAIVTMLPTTQFSGMLQPVSTLMGAARMIGSLWPTTYYMHASVGAFTKGLGPRLLAFDALALAAFIPVLMLLAVAALRSQET
- a CDS encoding HlyD family secretion protein — protein: MVVGAGVGYWLWREYQRRSMLPDGIVSGNGRIESIQVDVAAKYAGRISRIFAREGDLVKTGQVLAKMDTEEMEAELAKDKAKVAEAEEAENQVKAEIVQRESELKYQNQLYDRNRALLARSVISREEMEQTHSKRDVAVAALDATKAKLQTSRRSIEAAAAEVKRIQTQIVDSTLTSPVEGRVLYKLAEEREVLAAGGKVLTLINLGDIYMEIFLPSRQAARVEIGADARIVLDAAPQYAARAKVSFVSPEAQFTPKQVETQSERDKLMFRIKLQVPQELVLPYIEKIKTGVRGVGYIKLDEATPWPEKLERRFPMPEPTKPTNAEPATTEPKTPTEPKAEETPVPKT
- a CDS encoding DUF1559 domain-containing protein — its product is MRAREKGFTLIELLVVIAIIAVLIALLLPAVQAAREAARRIQCTNNLKQIGLAMHNYHQTNNVFPMAASKNCNSDPPTSCPGYADWRGWSALASALPFVEQAPLYNAINFNFAEEIHDTVVQPMNSTVVRTVVSSFLCPTDPNAAIQNTNNYHACYGTTSEWPTGPNNGSGSMQNADGMGSTGMFAVWLSYGIQNATDGTSNTVLFAEALVGDNKGNESNRGVGTSSPGGKYRGNGVVTGNVVASYYQDDFNSSPAASAAFMAGLNDCLTEWNNPASVKITSHRGYRWASASEGSIFNVGQTPNDKQFPFNVCRPQGNPSQSDNGSISLPATSMHPGGVNTLFTDGSVKFIKESISRPTWWSLGTRGGGEVVSADAY